A portion of the Candidatus Zixiibacteriota bacterium genome contains these proteins:
- a CDS encoding PilN domain-containing protein — protein MAMIEINLLPREMRRRTGALALPRAALIGVGVAAIFGGALIGLTLMQTWRYARVNAAIERARERADGMRDDIAVVDRLTTVKSSIMRRLEAIELLDRDRGDWVRNLEDVAAVIPDYLWLTSFRRDEMKAKPDTKGKGAAVDSSAAPVRNDYVLEGYCYSISSLANMILNMQDSPRFSHVGLRRAQFTDVQGRRVYQFAAVCSLEPVDHSPEGVGDQGTPTKLSELPAEDVSEPISNRDEEHTGEVAP, from the coding sequence ATGGCAATGATCGAGATCAACCTGTTGCCGCGGGAGATGCGGCGTAGAACCGGCGCCCTGGCGCTGCCGCGCGCGGCGCTGATCGGCGTGGGCGTGGCGGCGATTTTCGGGGGGGCGCTGATCGGTCTGACGTTGATGCAGACCTGGCGATATGCCCGCGTGAATGCCGCGATTGAACGTGCCAGGGAACGCGCCGATGGCATGCGCGACGACATCGCCGTGGTCGACCGCCTGACGACGGTCAAGTCCAGTATTATGAGGCGGCTCGAAGCGATCGAGCTGCTCGACCGCGACCGGGGGGACTGGGTGCGCAACCTCGAGGACGTTGCCGCCGTCATCCCCGACTATCTGTGGCTCACCTCCTTCCGCCGCGATGAGATGAAGGCCAAACCGGATACCAAGGGCAAGGGCGCGGCGGTGGACTCGTCGGCCGCGCCGGTCCGCAACGACTACGTGCTGGAAGGGTACTGCTACTCGATCAGCAGTCTGGCGAATATGATCCTGAACATGCAGGACTCGCCGCGCTTCAGTCACGTGGGATTGCGGCGCGCCCAATTCACTGATGTGCAGGGGCGACGGGTGTATCAGTTCGCCGCCGTCTGCAGCCTGGAGCCGGTGGATCATTCACCGGAAGGAGTCGGTGATCAGGGAACGCCGACGAAGCTGAGCGAGTTGCCCGCAGAAGACGTGAGTGAGCCGATCTCGAATCGTGACGAAGAGCACACCGGGGAGGTCGCCCCGTAG
- a CDS encoding sigma-54 dependent transcriptional regulator: protein MSERRLKIVLVDDDPEIAQAVSNYLSPERYQIDVVGDGADVMPAVRASRPDAIILDVHLPSMSGLELLRQIKADRPDTPVIIVSGYVSTDNAIEAMKEKAFEYLAKPFRLAHLEQILNRAIGNTSPVSPRADDDVPLAKDQILGKSPEIVAVAKLIGQIAESDAPVLLLGETGTGKELVARAIHRNSSRADGPFFSVSCNATSPSHLEYELFGEPLDNSVRSPATGRGKLELADGGTVFLDEVADLSPLVQSRLFRVLEEGRCEQPGGGGFIALDVRIIAASSRSLVDAMKEGRFRVDLFYKLKVVSLFLPPLRERKADVRLLSDYFIRKYSHLEHRDPRPLSAAAYEKLLHHHWPGNVRELENTIHMAVVLSRESELMGDDFPSLDDVPVCATLDMSEAHREYRDLFARVVDPVFAQVAAAAPGQVYAGMTAALEEVLVETALKATDQNQVRAAQLLGISRNTLRERMKRALELTGRQVGALRPDDV, encoded by the coding sequence CGGCGACGGTGCCGATGTCATGCCAGCGGTTCGTGCCTCCCGTCCCGATGCCATCATCCTGGACGTCCATCTCCCCTCAATGTCCGGCTTGGAGCTGCTGCGACAGATCAAGGCCGACCGGCCCGATACTCCGGTGATCATCGTGTCGGGGTACGTGTCCACCGACAACGCGATCGAGGCGATGAAGGAAAAGGCATTCGAATACCTGGCCAAGCCGTTCCGCCTGGCCCACTTGGAGCAGATCCTCAACCGGGCCATCGGCAACACCAGTCCTGTTTCTCCGAGGGCGGATGACGACGTGCCGTTGGCCAAGGATCAGATTCTCGGAAAGTCCCCCGAAATCGTGGCTGTGGCGAAGCTGATTGGTCAGATCGCAGAGAGTGATGCCCCGGTTCTGCTTCTGGGGGAGACGGGGACCGGCAAGGAACTGGTGGCACGCGCCATTCACCGGAACTCGTCCCGTGCCGATGGTCCCTTCTTCTCCGTGAGCTGCAACGCCACGTCGCCCTCGCACCTCGAGTACGAGTTGTTCGGCGAGCCGCTCGACAACAGCGTGCGCTCCCCGGCCACGGGCCGCGGCAAGCTGGAGTTGGCCGACGGGGGCACGGTCTTCTTGGATGAGGTCGCCGATCTGTCGCCTTTGGTCCAGAGCCGCCTCTTCCGTGTCTTGGAGGAGGGACGCTGCGAACAGCCGGGCGGCGGCGGCTTCATCGCCCTCGATGTTCGTATCATCGCCGCCTCGAGTCGCAGTCTGGTGGATGCGATGAAGGAGGGGCGCTTCCGCGTGGACCTCTTCTACAAGTTGAAAGTCGTATCTCTGTTTTTGCCGCCGCTGCGCGAACGCAAAGCGGACGTCCGGCTTCTGAGCGACTACTTCATCAGGAAGTACTCCCACCTGGAGCATCGCGACCCCAGGCCCCTGTCGGCGGCGGCCTATGAGAAACTCCTGCACCACCATTGGCCCGGAAACGTCCGTGAGTTGGAGAACACCATTCACATGGCGGTCGTCCTGTCGCGCGAATCGGAGCTCATGGGTGATGACTTTCCCAGCTTGGACGATGTGCCGGTGTGCGCCACGCTGGACATGTCGGAGGCGCATCGGGAGTACCGCGATCTTTTCGCGCGTGTCGTGGACCCGGTCTTCGCGCAAGTGGCGGCGGCCGCACCGGGGCAGGTCTATGCGGGGATGACAGCGGCGCTGGAGGAGGTGTTGGTCGAAACCGCGCTGAAAGCAACCGACCAGAATCAGGTGCGCGCCGCGCAACTTCTGGGGATCTCGCGCAACACCTTGCGGGAGCGCATGAAGCGCGCCTTGGAATTGACGGGTCGGCAGGTCGGCGCGTTGCGCCCCGATGATGTCTGA
- the pilO gene encoding type 4a pilus biogenesis protein PilO, protein MAMDLRNPQTQKWLLAALAGFVVAYFWYAKVYSGYQEKIDGGYTRLEALETELKNVEMKFRSLETLKAEYADLTRRYRTISQLLPEDDQLSPLLSKIHAAALETSSRVGAIEPLPGVSEGFYDRQSFKLLVHSTYHDLGDFVSRISNLPFIVGVRELELSMVTDRDNPEAATGGYTVSATMLISTYRVKESERLVLLDEPTTEGATKE, encoded by the coding sequence ATGGCTATGGACCTGAGGAATCCTCAGACACAAAAATGGCTCTTGGCGGCTCTCGCCGGGTTCGTGGTGGCCTACTTCTGGTACGCCAAGGTCTACAGCGGCTATCAGGAGAAGATCGATGGCGGCTACACCCGGTTGGAGGCGCTGGAAACTGAGCTGAAGAATGTGGAAATGAAGTTCCGGTCCCTCGAGACCTTGAAGGCGGAATACGCCGATTTGACCCGGCGATATCGCACGATCTCTCAGCTCCTTCCCGAGGATGATCAACTATCACCGCTGCTGAGCAAGATCCACGCCGCCGCCTTGGAGACGTCATCCCGGGTCGGCGCGATCGAACCGCTTCCCGGCGTCTCCGAGGGATTTTACGATCGCCAGAGCTTCAAGCTCCTGGTCCATTCGACCTATCATGATCTGGGGGATTTTGTCTCTCGGATCTCCAACTTGCCGTTCATCGTCGGCGTACGCGAGTTGGAACTGTCGATGGTGACCGACCGCGACAACCCGGAGGCGGCCACGGGGGGATACACGGTGAGTGCGACCATGTTGATCTCCACCTATCGCGTCAAGGAATCGGAACGCCTGGTGTTGCTGGATGAACCGACGACCGAGGGAGCGACAAAGGAATGA
- the pilM gene encoding type IV pilus assembly protein PilM, giving the protein MQLPFRRRAKSVAALDIGANALKFVRLDRHADGYSLSAAGIREMPTEAMVSHEIKDRDAIILNIQGLIDQCDPRTTDVAVSIAGHGVITDKFEVDHRTGSEAEETILLEADQRSPFDVDDVSMDYHILRTDPDRGKMEVLLVAARREFLSEYLHLVEDAGLKVSLVDTDAFAVLNSYVINYDIDPERVTALVNIGFDTTNVIFLKDGAYHSTRDVSAGGRMLYEVIQREFRLNQELALKVLKGELETSVDQDMLRATVRSAAAELLTGLEVAFSYFRTLAKTDSVDWIVLSGGGALIPFLPECVQSKLNVPIEIANPLRNIEYDPELFGGIDPEKIAPLLAVGVGLASREV; this is encoded by the coding sequence ATGCAACTGCCATTCCGGCGCCGTGCCAAGTCGGTGGCGGCCCTCGACATTGGCGCCAACGCGCTCAAATTCGTGCGGCTCGACCGACACGCCGACGGCTATTCGCTGTCGGCGGCGGGAATCCGCGAGATGCCCACGGAGGCCATGGTGTCTCACGAGATCAAGGATCGTGACGCCATCATCCTCAACATCCAGGGCCTCATCGACCAGTGTGATCCCCGCACGACCGACGTGGCGGTCTCCATCGCCGGGCATGGCGTGATCACCGACAAGTTCGAGGTCGATCACCGGACCGGCAGCGAGGCCGAGGAGACGATTCTGCTCGAAGCCGATCAGCGCAGCCCGTTCGATGTCGACGACGTGTCGATGGACTATCACATCCTCCGCACCGATCCCGACCGGGGCAAGATGGAAGTCCTCCTGGTCGCCGCGCGACGGGAGTTCCTCTCGGAGTACCTCCACCTGGTCGAGGACGCCGGATTGAAGGTGAGTCTGGTCGACACCGACGCGTTCGCCGTCCTGAATTCCTATGTCATCAACTACGATATCGATCCGGAGCGCGTCACCGCGTTGGTGAACATCGGCTTCGACACGACCAACGTGATCTTCCTGAAGGACGGGGCGTATCACTCCACCCGCGACGTGTCCGCCGGCGGGCGCATGCTCTACGAGGTCATCCAGCGCGAGTTCCGCCTCAATCAGGAACTGGCGTTGAAGGTCCTCAAAGGGGAACTGGAAACGTCGGTCGATCAGGACATGCTGCGGGCGACCGTCCGTTCGGCGGCGGCGGAACTGCTCACGGGTCTGGAAGTGGCGTTCTCGTACTTCCGCACACTGGCCAAGACCGACTCCGTCGATTGGATTGTCCTCTCCGGCGGCGGGGCGCTGATCCCGTTTCTGCCCGAGTGCGTGCAGTCGAAGCTGAACGTGCCGATTGAAATCGCCAATCCTCTACGGAACATCGAATACGATCCGGAGTTATTCGGCGGCATTGATCCGGAGAAGATCGCGCCGCTGTTGGCCGTGGGCGTGGGGCTGGCGTCGCGTGAGGTCTGA
- a CDS encoding AMIN domain-containing protein: MNAPIRKIPAVATACTVLMLAATGAVHAADVRNLSLRHVGDFTELSVPVPARMLCDHFSQPAEADRPFRIVLNFCGAKHALPQKNFGQLPACMVREIRTSQYAVEPEPIVRVVLDLAGSATYSLRTGDDALTVVISDPRASAFASWEAVPTTAPRMVEHAEPAPMAASVVATERQTAPPSPRRERSMRPESDGTRAAVPAPAPAVDAEPTVVATAPPTTENVADPYLIPVPGEVSVQPSPPVSTSSEGAVLVYGPPAPMAPTETTPFELPAHPLVLAPEYLDAISAEPPAMSAQSDAAGSVVASVPETNPPKTDDKPQVWASVEGPATEPALAEPGGPKAGQPATESLVDRLKAKFFSNGPAPRPYTTADVVPDEQGVVPTDPMVQGPPTPAGSLDREALLERIRLAGQQAAVPTTVVSAAVGTERAEIYYSDLGRRDPFEPLLKGLRSGFLSDDLPSVETLRMVGVLRDEQGAMALLEDMEGHSYIMRAGDAVANGRVLSVGDQRVLFTVDEYGFTRTVALQLSARGSDPSKSLGAATQTTEPVPATLPE, from the coding sequence ATGAATGCTCCGATTCGCAAGATCCCGGCGGTCGCGACGGCCTGCACGGTCCTCATGCTCGCCGCCACGGGTGCCGTTCACGCCGCCGACGTGCGCAACCTCAGTTTGCGCCACGTCGGTGACTTCACGGAACTGTCGGTCCCCGTGCCGGCGCGCATGCTGTGTGACCATTTCAGCCAGCCCGCCGAAGCCGACCGGCCGTTCCGGATCGTGTTGAATTTCTGTGGCGCCAAGCACGCGTTGCCACAGAAGAACTTCGGGCAATTGCCCGCGTGCATGGTGCGGGAGATCCGCACGAGTCAATATGCTGTGGAACCGGAACCGATCGTCCGGGTCGTGCTCGATTTGGCCGGTTCCGCCACCTACTCGCTGAGAACCGGGGACGATGCCCTGACTGTCGTCATATCCGATCCTCGAGCATCTGCATTTGCATCGTGGGAGGCGGTCCCGACGACTGCCCCGCGGATGGTCGAGCACGCTGAACCCGCGCCCATGGCTGCTTCGGTCGTCGCCACCGAGAGGCAGACGGCACCGCCCTCGCCGCGACGCGAGCGGTCGATGCGCCCCGAGAGCGACGGTACAAGGGCAGCGGTCCCGGCACCGGCCCCCGCCGTTGACGCGGAACCGACCGTCGTTGCGACGGCCCCACCAACCACTGAGAACGTAGCGGATCCCTACCTCATTCCCGTCCCGGGAGAGGTGTCGGTACAACCGAGCCCGCCGGTGTCTACGAGCAGCGAGGGAGCCGTTCTGGTGTACGGTCCGCCGGCTCCTATGGCTCCGACAGAGACCACACCGTTCGAGTTGCCTGCACATCCGCTGGTCTTGGCACCGGAGTATCTTGACGCGATCTCGGCTGAACCGCCGGCCATGTCGGCCCAGTCCGATGCGGCCGGAAGTGTGGTCGCGTCGGTGCCGGAGACGAATCCACCGAAGACAGACGACAAGCCCCAAGTCTGGGCGTCAGTCGAAGGGCCCGCGACAGAACCAGCGCTCGCCGAGCCCGGTGGTCCCAAGGCCGGCCAGCCGGCCACGGAGTCATTGGTGGATCGTCTGAAAGCCAAGTTCTTCTCGAATGGTCCAGCGCCGCGTCCCTATACGACGGCAGATGTCGTGCCGGATGAGCAAGGCGTCGTTCCCACCGACCCAATGGTACAAGGTCCGCCCACGCCGGCCGGGTCGCTCGACCGTGAGGCCCTCTTGGAGCGCATCCGGCTGGCCGGTCAGCAAGCGGCCGTCCCGACGACGGTCGTCTCTGCCGCGGTCGGTACGGAACGCGCGGAAATCTACTACAGTGATTTGGGGCGCCGCGACCCGTTCGAGCCGCTTCTCAAGGGACTGCGCTCGGGATTCCTCTCCGACGATCTCCCCAGCGTGGAGACATTGCGGATGGTCGGCGTCCTGCGGGATGAACAGGGGGCGATGGCGCTTCTGGAAGACATGGAAGGTCACAGCTATATCATGCGGGCCGGCGATGCCGTGGCCAATGGCCGCGTGCTGTCGGTCGGCGATCAACGCGTCCTCTTTACGGTTGATGAGTATGGATTCACGCGCACGGTCGCGTTGCAGTTGAGCGCGCGCGGCAGCGATCCGTCGAAGTCTCTGGGTGCGGCGACGCAAACCACCGAGCCAGTCCCGGCGACACTGCCGGAGTGA